The Microbacter sp. GSS18 genome has a segment encoding these proteins:
- a CDS encoding LLM class flavin-dependent oxidoreductase: MNSVGELTFSIRGVAGIETDGKSGLIEITRLIEDAGFDMVWAGNDFLSTAGLATITAMLWTSERLKVASGVLDPVTLHPGQIAQFASGLQWMSDDRFVLGIGAGSDEFYKWASIPHQKPVPRTREALLAIRALTEGRDLSQETLAGGPWTATAHLHHPRAVPIYVGAMGPRMLEMSGRYADGVIALALPPRYVFEVVKSVKVGADKAGRDMADIDVAAGVWCGVSDEPDQARAELRRHIAMMSGSLSTDALVSSGLDPAEFAHVQALLNEGREEDAVAAVTPGMMELAFVGGPSEVIDQCAVLIEAGVKHISFGMPGVSQKVEAIKLLGDKVIPELRRMAAA, from the coding sequence GTGAACAGTGTCGGCGAACTCACCTTCAGCATCCGCGGAGTGGCCGGAATCGAGACCGACGGGAAGTCGGGTCTGATCGAGATCACGCGACTCATCGAGGATGCGGGATTCGACATGGTGTGGGCCGGCAACGACTTCCTCTCCACGGCGGGATTGGCGACGATCACGGCGATGCTGTGGACCAGCGAGCGGCTGAAGGTCGCCTCGGGCGTCCTCGACCCGGTGACGCTGCACCCCGGGCAGATCGCGCAGTTCGCCTCGGGCCTGCAGTGGATGTCGGACGACAGGTTCGTCCTCGGCATCGGGGCCGGGTCCGACGAGTTCTACAAGTGGGCGAGCATTCCGCATCAGAAGCCCGTGCCCCGCACCCGTGAGGCGCTGCTCGCGATCCGGGCGCTTACCGAGGGGCGCGACCTGAGTCAGGAGACGCTGGCGGGAGGGCCCTGGACGGCGACGGCTCACCTGCACCACCCTCGCGCGGTGCCGATCTACGTCGGGGCGATGGGGCCGAGGATGCTGGAGATGTCCGGTCGCTACGCCGACGGCGTGATCGCCCTCGCACTGCCGCCGAGGTACGTCTTCGAGGTCGTCAAGAGCGTGAAGGTGGGGGCAGACAAGGCCGGCCGGGACATGGCCGACATCGACGTCGCCGCCGGAGTGTGGTGCGGTGTCTCGGACGAGCCCGATCAGGCGCGGGCGGAGTTGCGCCGTCACATCGCGATGATGAGCGGCTCGCTCTCGACCGACGCGCTCGTGTCCAGCGGGCTCGATCCGGCCGAGTTCGCGCACGTGCAAGCCCTGCTGAACGAGGGCCGTGAAGAGGACGCGGTGGCTGCCGTGACGCCCGGCATGATGGAGCTCGCCTTCGTCGGCGGGCCGTCCGAGGTGATCGATCAGTGCGCCGTGCTCATCGAGGCCGGCGTCAAGCACATCTCGTTCGGCATGCCCGGGGTCTCGCAGAAGGTCGAGGCCATCAAGCTGCTCGGCGACAAGGTGATTCCGGAACTGCGGCGAATGGCCGCCGCATAG
- a CDS encoding NAD(P)/FAD-dependent oxidoreductase, with the protein MSAHVEIAIVGAGFAGLGMAIALRRAGRDDFAILERGGSVGGTWRDNTYPGVACDVPAHLYGFASHPNPDWSGLFARGDEIHRYLRDVAETEQLGERLRLGTALSGAAWDDEWGVWRLETSRGALTSDVLVLACGRLTEPSIPDIPGLESFPGPIFHSARWDHTADLAGLRVGVVGTGASAVQLVPELARTASHVALFQRTPAWIVPRDAHPYTDADRERFATHPGELASLRARLYAEGEARFASRSGDASAAQAARAVAHAHLAAQVGDPDLRRALTPDYAFGCKRVLLSDDFYPAVASPAVTLEASALAEVDGRTLVSASGARHEVDALVLATGFATTRQPYAELVTGEDGVTLDEHWTRGMTAFGSTVVSGFPNMFVLDGPNAALGHNSSVLMIEEQAAYAVRCLVHRDRTGEPLRVDPAAEAAYTDEIAAAAASTPWMTGGCRNWYVDDRSGRLTLLWPGTVDAFRARLARADGSEFALAAAGAEKGAS; encoded by the coding sequence ATGAGCGCGCACGTCGAGATCGCCATCGTCGGTGCCGGGTTCGCCGGCCTCGGCATGGCCATCGCGCTCCGGCGCGCCGGTCGCGACGACTTCGCGATCCTCGAGCGAGGAGGCTCGGTCGGCGGGACCTGGCGCGACAACACCTACCCGGGTGTCGCGTGCGACGTGCCCGCCCACCTCTACGGCTTCGCGAGCCACCCCAACCCCGACTGGTCGGGGCTGTTCGCGCGCGGCGACGAGATCCACCGCTACCTGCGGGACGTCGCCGAGACCGAGCAGCTCGGCGAGCGCCTCCGCCTGGGCACGGCGCTCAGCGGCGCGGCATGGGACGACGAATGGGGCGTGTGGCGGCTCGAGACCTCGCGCGGGGCCCTCACCTCGGACGTGCTCGTCCTCGCGTGCGGCCGGCTCACCGAGCCGTCGATCCCCGACATCCCCGGGCTCGAGTCGTTTCCGGGTCCGATCTTCCATTCGGCGCGCTGGGACCACACGGCGGACCTCGCCGGCCTCAGGGTCGGCGTCGTCGGCACGGGCGCCAGCGCCGTCCAGCTCGTCCCCGAGCTTGCGCGCACGGCGTCGCACGTTGCGCTCTTCCAGCGGACGCCCGCGTGGATCGTCCCGCGCGATGCGCATCCCTATACGGATGCGGACCGCGAGCGGTTCGCCACGCATCCCGGCGAGCTCGCGAGCCTGCGCGCCCGCCTGTACGCGGAGGGCGAGGCGCGCTTCGCGTCGCGCTCCGGCGATGCCTCCGCCGCGCAGGCCGCTCGCGCGGTCGCACACGCTCACCTCGCCGCTCAGGTGGGCGACCCCGACCTTCGCCGGGCCCTGACGCCCGATTACGCCTTCGGCTGCAAGCGCGTGCTGCTCTCGGACGACTTCTACCCCGCGGTCGCCTCGCCCGCCGTGACGCTCGAAGCCTCGGCGCTCGCGGAGGTCGACGGCCGGACGCTCGTGTCGGCGAGTGGCGCGCGCCACGAGGTCGACGCGCTCGTCCTCGCCACCGGCTTCGCCACGACCCGACAGCCCTACGCCGAGTTGGTCACCGGCGAGGACGGCGTCACACTCGACGAGCACTGGACACGCGGCATGACCGCGTTCGGGTCGACGGTGGTGTCGGGCTTCCCGAACATGTTCGTCCTCGACGGACCCAACGCGGCCCTCGGCCACAACTCCTCCGTGCTGATGATCGAGGAGCAGGCGGCCTACGCCGTGCGGTGCCTCGTCCACCGCGATCGCACGGGCGAGCCTCTCCGGGTCGACCCGGCCGCCGAGGCCGCGTACACCGACGAGATCGCGGCCGCTGCGGCATCCACCCCGTGGATGACCGGCGGCTGCCGCAACTGGTACGTCGACGACCGGTCGGGGCGGCTGACGCTGCTGTGGCCGGGCACCGTCGACGCGTTCCGCGCGCGGCTCGCGCGCGCGGATGGATCCGAGTTCGCGCTCGCAGCCGCGGGCGCCGAGAAGGGAGCATCATGA
- a CDS encoding amino acid ABC transporter permease yields MTASALPQTDASLVLKPPKLNVVPVRHYGRGVFAVVVGILVFLAIRGLAENPNLEWSIVGEYVFSPAILEGLQSTLLITIVSMVLILIVAIVIAVMRLSKSWVLSGFAAAYSFFFRAVPMIVLLIFVGNLGLFFQNFEFTIPFTEITVFSIPVRDVMTPFWASVIGLTLAGSGYVSELIRAGIISVSNGQWEASSSLGMSRGQTLRLIVLPQAMKVLIPPMGNEFIGLIKAVALVSVIGGGDILTVANAIGANTFRPLEMLMVVAIWYLIVVAVLSVGQHFLERRINKER; encoded by the coding sequence ATGACCGCGAGTGCGCTTCCGCAGACCGACGCCAGCTTGGTGCTGAAGCCGCCGAAGCTCAACGTCGTGCCCGTGCGGCACTACGGCCGGGGCGTGTTCGCGGTGGTCGTGGGCATCCTCGTCTTCCTCGCCATCCGTGGCCTGGCGGAGAACCCGAACCTCGAGTGGTCGATCGTCGGGGAGTACGTGTTCAGCCCCGCCATTCTGGAGGGCCTGCAGAGCACGCTGCTCATCACGATCGTCTCCATGGTTCTGATCCTCATCGTCGCGATCGTGATCGCCGTGATGCGGCTCTCCAAGAGCTGGGTGCTCAGCGGGTTCGCCGCCGCCTACTCGTTCTTCTTCCGGGCCGTGCCCATGATCGTGCTGCTCATCTTCGTCGGGAACCTGGGCCTGTTCTTCCAGAACTTCGAGTTCACGATCCCGTTCACCGAGATCACGGTGTTCTCCATCCCCGTGCGAGACGTCATGACCCCGTTCTGGGCGTCGGTCATCGGCCTCACCCTCGCCGGATCCGGCTACGTGTCGGAGCTCATCCGCGCGGGGATCATCTCTGTGAGCAACGGACAGTGGGAGGCGTCCTCGTCCCTCGGCATGAGCCGCGGTCAGACCCTGCGACTCATCGTGCTCCCGCAGGCGATGAAGGTCCTCATCCCTCCCATGGGGAACGAGTTCATCGGCCTCATCAAGGCGGTGGCGCTGGTGTCCGTCATCGGCGGAGGCGACATCCTCACCGTCGCGAATGCGATCGGCGCCAACACCTTCCGCCCGCTTGAGATGCTCATGGTCGTCGCCATCTGGTACCTGATCGTGGTCGCCGTTCTCTCGGTGGGCCAGCACTTCCTCGAGCGACGTATCAACAAGGAGCGATGA
- the cofC gene encoding 2-phospho-L-lactate guanylyltransferase — MSSDGPGPNSTDARGGPPDPGESAAGRAGSVEFGADRWAVVVPVKSPERGKSRLDASGVDRRELARAIALDTIAATAACDAVAQVYVVTDDAQLPLHAHDIPGLRFVPESDGARGLNGAIATGAARAGERMPRAALLGDVPALRPADLAAALHVAAFVDRGVVADTEGTGSTLVTARAGVAWDTAFGTDSFERHRALGCEPLDVAPESTLRRDVDTADQLRAAAAQGLGPRTAALVRELVR; from the coding sequence GTGAGCTCTGACGGGCCCGGGCCGAACTCCACGGATGCGCGGGGCGGCCCGCCCGATCCGGGTGAATCCGCCGCCGGCCGCGCCGGATCCGTGGAGTTCGGCGCGGACCGGTGGGCGGTCGTCGTGCCGGTGAAGTCGCCGGAGCGCGGCAAGTCGCGTCTGGACGCCTCCGGAGTGGACCGGCGCGAGCTCGCCCGCGCGATCGCGCTCGACACCATCGCGGCGACGGCCGCCTGCGACGCGGTCGCCCAGGTGTACGTCGTCACCGATGACGCACAGCTGCCCCTGCACGCGCACGACATCCCCGGCCTGCGCTTCGTGCCCGAGTCCGACGGCGCGCGGGGTCTGAACGGCGCGATCGCGACCGGCGCGGCCCGCGCGGGAGAGCGGATGCCGCGGGCCGCTCTTCTCGGCGACGTGCCGGCGCTGCGGCCGGCGGATCTCGCGGCGGCGCTGCACGTGGCGGCATTCGTGGATCGGGGTGTCGTGGCGGATACCGAGGGCACCGGTTCGACCCTGGTGACGGCGCGCGCCGGCGTCGCGTGGGACACCGCCTTCGGCACCGACTCGTTCGAGCGGCACCGCGCGCTCGGGTGCGAGCCGCTGGACGTGGCGCCGGAGTCCACGCTGCGCCGCGACGTCGACACGGCCGATCAGCTCCGCGCCGCCGCGGCACAGGGTCTCGGCCCCCGCACCGCTGCTCTCGTGCGGGAGCTGGTGCGCTAG
- a CDS encoding amino acid ABC transporter ATP-binding protein, with protein MSIRNVDKWYGQHQVLHDINLDVRNEEVVCLIGPSGSGKSTLLRCINHLEKINTGSIVAGGELVGYKMRRGRLHELREKEIGAQRAKIGMVFQQFNLFPHLTALQNVSLAPRKVKGEAVAPSVDYARSLLERVGLSGKEESYPPQLSGGQQQRVAIARAMAMRPEVMLFDEPTSALDPELVGEVLAVMRDLARTGGKTMVVVTHEMGFAREVADRVVFMDAGRIVEVGPPDQVLGDPKNERTKAFISAVLH; from the coding sequence ATCTCGATCCGGAACGTCGACAAGTGGTACGGCCAGCATCAGGTGCTGCATGACATCAACCTGGACGTCAGGAACGAGGAGGTCGTCTGCCTCATCGGCCCGTCGGGCTCGGGCAAGAGCACCCTGCTTCGGTGCATCAACCACCTCGAGAAGATCAACACCGGAAGCATCGTCGCCGGCGGCGAGCTGGTCGGCTACAAGATGCGCCGCGGACGGCTGCACGAGCTCCGTGAGAAGGAGATCGGCGCGCAGCGGGCGAAGATCGGGATGGTCTTCCAGCAGTTCAACCTGTTCCCTCATCTCACCGCGCTGCAGAACGTCTCCCTCGCGCCGCGGAAGGTCAAGGGCGAGGCGGTCGCACCGAGCGTCGACTATGCGCGTTCGCTCCTGGAGCGGGTCGGACTGTCCGGCAAGGAGGAGAGCTACCCCCCGCAGCTCTCGGGCGGGCAGCAGCAGCGCGTGGCCATCGCGCGAGCCATGGCGATGCGTCCGGAGGTGATGCTCTTCGACGAGCCGACGAGTGCGCTCGACCCCGAGCTCGTCGGCGAGGTCCTGGCGGTCATGAGGGATCTGGCGCGGACCGGCGGCAAGACGATGGTCGTGGTGACCCACGAGATGGGCTTCGCCCGCGAAGTCGCCGACCGCGTGGTGTTCATGGACGCAGGCCGCATCGTCGAGGTCGGGCCCCCGGATCAGGTCCTGGGCGATCCGAAGAACGAGCGTACGAAGGCATTCATCTCCGCGGTGCTCCACTGA
- a CDS encoding transporter substrate-binding domain-containing protein, with product MIEIKNGSRGRLIAASLLGATLLAVTACSSEPSSAPAAAEAPAEGENAIYDMLPDSIKESGVILAGGLFQTPPVLGADSADPSVAVGIAPDLAAAMEPVLGVEIEFVDTQWPNQIPGVQAGNLDVLWGQISDNAERERSAFDFVPFMAGVGGLLIPAENPEGIDSIASMCGLTMAVANGSNTAEIVSAVSDEACVAAGQDPIELIALQGGADAYAAVKAGTTDAWYDSYSSIAQVAETDDFFGAVELDIEETPLEMRNFNGIAVLKDNAGLTEALYAAMGEIRDSGDYQAVFDEWGVGTDVIQPEYFRINPFTDTPVGETAE from the coding sequence GTGATCGAAATCAAGAATGGCTCGCGCGGTCGTCTGATCGCCGCGTCGCTGCTCGGCGCGACCCTGCTCGCCGTGACCGCCTGCTCGTCAGAGCCGTCGAGCGCGCCCGCCGCCGCCGAGGCCCCCGCCGAGGGGGAGAACGCGATCTACGACATGCTTCCCGACAGCATCAAGGAGTCCGGCGTGATCCTGGCCGGCGGGCTCTTCCAGACGCCTCCCGTCCTGGGCGCCGATTCCGCCGACCCGAGCGTGGCGGTCGGCATCGCCCCCGACCTCGCCGCCGCCATGGAGCCGGTCCTGGGGGTCGAGATCGAGTTCGTCGACACGCAGTGGCCGAACCAGATTCCCGGTGTGCAGGCCGGCAACCTCGACGTGCTCTGGGGCCAGATCTCGGACAACGCCGAGCGCGAGCGCAGTGCCTTCGACTTCGTGCCCTTCATGGCCGGCGTCGGCGGGCTGCTGATCCCTGCGGAGAACCCCGAGGGAATCGACAGCATCGCGTCGATGTGCGGCCTGACGATGGCTGTCGCCAATGGATCGAACACGGCCGAGATCGTCTCGGCAGTCAGCGACGAGGCGTGCGTCGCCGCCGGGCAGGACCCCATCGAGCTGATCGCGCTGCAGGGCGGTGCCGACGCGTATGCCGCGGTGAAGGCCGGCACGACCGACGCCTGGTACGACTCCTACTCCTCCATCGCCCAGGTCGCCGAGACCGATGACTTCTTCGGCGCCGTCGAGCTCGACATCGAGGAGACCCCCCTCGAGATGCGCAACTTCAACGGCATCGCCGTTCTGAAGGACAATGCCGGGCTGACCGAGGCCCTGTATGCCGCGATGGGTGAGATCAGGGACAGCGGCGACTACCAGGCCGTCTTCGACGAGTGGGGAGTCGGCACTGACGTGATCCAGCCCGAGTACTTCCGGATCAACCCCTTCACCGACACGCCCGTCGGCGAGACCGCAGAGTGA
- the fgd gene encoding glucose-6-phosphate dehydrogenase (coenzyme-F420), translating into MSVPIRFGYKASAEQFGPAELLDYGILAEEVGFDSVFVSDHLQPWLHEGGHAPASIPWLGALGARTSKVLIGTSVLTPTFRYNPTVVAQDFATLGVLNPGRVILGVGTGEALNEKNLGITWPDPPERFQRLKEAITLIRRLWSEDRVNFDGNFYQAKNVTIYDKLDQPVPIYIGAAGPAATRLAGRIADGFITTSGKKRELYTDTLMPALHEGLDKAGRAPDAIDTLMEIKVSLDDTVEKAQEKTRFWAPLALTPDEKMGVDDPIEMQRLGEQLPIERTASRFIVSDDPDEHVERIAWYVELGFRHLVFHDPGHDQETFLRRYGTEILPRLRERFGA; encoded by the coding sequence ATGAGCGTTCCGATCCGGTTCGGCTACAAGGCGTCGGCCGAGCAGTTCGGCCCCGCAGAGCTGCTGGATTACGGCATCCTGGCCGAGGAGGTCGGGTTCGACTCGGTCTTCGTGTCCGACCACCTCCAGCCGTGGCTCCACGAGGGCGGGCACGCCCCGGCATCCATTCCGTGGCTGGGCGCGCTCGGCGCCCGCACGTCGAAGGTCCTGATCGGCACCTCGGTGCTGACGCCGACCTTCCGCTACAACCCGACCGTCGTCGCGCAGGACTTCGCGACCCTCGGCGTCCTCAACCCGGGTCGCGTGATCCTCGGTGTCGGCACCGGCGAGGCGCTCAACGAGAAGAACCTCGGCATCACGTGGCCCGATCCGCCCGAGCGCTTCCAGCGGCTCAAGGAGGCCATCACCCTCATCCGGCGTCTGTGGTCCGAGGACCGCGTGAACTTCGACGGCAACTTCTACCAGGCCAAGAACGTCACGATCTACGACAAGCTCGACCAGCCCGTGCCGATCTACATCGGTGCGGCCGGACCCGCCGCCACCCGCCTGGCCGGCCGGATCGCGGACGGGTTCATCACCACGAGCGGCAAGAAGCGCGAGCTGTACACGGACACCCTGATGCCCGCGCTGCACGAGGGCCTCGACAAGGCGGGCCGCGCGCCCGACGCGATCGACACCCTGATGGAGATCAAGGTGTCGCTGGACGACACGGTCGAGAAGGCTCAGGAGAAGACGCGGTTCTGGGCTCCCCTCGCGCTCACGCCCGACGAGAAGATGGGCGTCGACGACCCGATCGAGATGCAGCGCCTCGGCGAGCAGCTGCCGATCGAGCGCACCGCGTCCCGGTTCATCGTCTCGGACGACCCCGACGAGCACGTCGAGCGCATCGCATGGTACGTCGAGCTGGGCTTCCGCCACCTCGTCTTCCACGACCCCGGGCACGACCAGGAGACGTTCCTGCGCCGCTACGGCACCGAGATCCTGCCGCGCCTGCGGGAGCGGTTCGGCGCGTGA
- the cofG gene encoding 7,8-didemethyl-8-hydroxy-5-deazariboflavin synthase CofG, with translation MTLLEPSHAQPATIADLLERAGAGKTLTADEAEALLAAEGSDFEALLETASAVRDAGLAASGRPGVITYSRKVFVPLTTLCRDRCHYCVFVDTPNQLLKKHKPAYMSPEQVLQVVRQGQALGCKEALLTLGDRPEDRWPEARAWLDEHGFASTLDYVGHIARLITAETGMLAHLNPGVMREDELRTLRPTAPSMGMMLETTSRRLYDEPGQVHYGSPDKDPDVRLGVIEDAGRARVPFTTGILVGIGETLRDRAESLIAIRDAHDRHGHVQEVIVQNFRAKPRTAMQGAPDAELREYLAAVAVARLVMGPRMRIQVPPNLSDPAELGLLVRAGADDWGGVSPLTADHVNPERPWPHLDDLARLTSDLGFELRERLTAHPEYIADPDGWLDPAMHAPVAALADPATGLAGRPGAQNSTDPRRLGAETASPVPARPDPWTSALPRPAASDDRSARHLAERAAADPLALDDAEWEALLSATGTGLEALVETADDVRRYTVGEAVTLVVNRNLTSSGFTTGVAAAPDQFTLEDAAAIARDAVDLGATEICVQGLLPETVTPQAYLDIARAIKSATPGIHLHAYRPQDVWDLADRSGIDLDEALSRLRDAGVDTMPGTGVKVLSERVRRLIAPGDLEIARWIEGIRAVHTAGFRTTSVLFYGHVETAAERIDHLRALRDIQSGTGGFREFVPIPLPGPAGGVPLVPGRTAVDEHRAMVAVSRLLLSGRIPHIQIPWTRVGRDTAAVLLQAGGDDLGGTLLDGRVRPETGIEHGQELPVAVARGIAARLFRPFRLRTTDYRDPGATA, from the coding sequence GTGACACTGCTCGAGCCATCGCACGCGCAGCCCGCGACCATCGCAGATCTCCTCGAACGCGCGGGCGCCGGCAAGACCCTGACGGCGGACGAGGCCGAAGCGCTGCTGGCCGCCGAGGGATCCGACTTCGAGGCCCTGCTCGAGACGGCTTCGGCCGTGCGCGACGCCGGGCTTGCGGCATCCGGTCGCCCGGGCGTCATCACCTACTCGCGCAAAGTCTTCGTCCCGCTGACCACTCTGTGCCGCGACCGCTGCCACTACTGCGTGTTCGTCGACACTCCCAACCAGCTGCTGAAGAAGCACAAGCCGGCGTACATGTCGCCCGAGCAGGTTCTGCAGGTCGTGCGGCAGGGCCAGGCGCTCGGCTGCAAGGAGGCGCTGCTCACCCTCGGCGACCGCCCCGAGGACCGCTGGCCCGAAGCGCGCGCGTGGCTCGACGAGCACGGGTTCGCCTCGACCCTCGACTACGTCGGCCACATCGCGCGGCTCATCACCGCCGAGACCGGCATGCTCGCGCACCTGAACCCCGGCGTCATGCGCGAGGACGAGCTGCGGACACTGCGCCCGACCGCCCCGTCGATGGGCATGATGCTCGAGACGACGTCGCGGCGGCTGTACGACGAGCCCGGGCAGGTCCACTACGGCTCCCCCGACAAGGATCCCGACGTGCGCCTGGGTGTCATCGAGGACGCGGGGCGCGCCCGTGTTCCCTTCACCACCGGCATCCTCGTCGGGATCGGCGAGACGCTTCGCGACCGCGCCGAGTCGCTGATCGCGATCCGCGACGCCCACGACCGGCACGGTCACGTGCAGGAGGTCATCGTCCAGAACTTCCGCGCCAAGCCCCGGACCGCGATGCAGGGAGCACCGGATGCCGAGCTGCGCGAATACCTCGCCGCCGTCGCCGTCGCGCGGCTGGTGATGGGGCCGCGGATGCGGATCCAGGTGCCGCCGAACCTCTCGGACCCGGCCGAGCTCGGGCTCCTCGTGCGTGCCGGCGCCGACGACTGGGGCGGCGTGTCGCCGCTGACCGCCGACCACGTCAACCCCGAGCGCCCGTGGCCGCACCTCGACGATCTCGCGCGCCTCACCTCCGACCTGGGCTTCGAGCTGCGCGAGCGCCTCACCGCGCACCCGGAGTACATCGCGGATCCGGACGGCTGGCTCGATCCCGCGATGCACGCGCCGGTCGCCGCGCTCGCGGACCCGGCGACGGGCCTCGCCGGGCGGCCCGGCGCGCAGAACTCCACGGATCCGCGCCGGCTCGGCGCCGAAACCGCCTCGCCGGTCCCCGCGCGCCCGGATCCGTGGACTTCTGCCCTGCCGCGGCCCGCAGCCTCGGACGACCGCTCCGCGCGGCACCTCGCCGAGCGCGCGGCGGCCGACCCGCTGGCCCTCGACGACGCCGAGTGGGAGGCGCTGCTCTCCGCGACCGGCACCGGGCTCGAAGCCCTCGTCGAGACCGCCGACGACGTGCGCCGGTACACGGTGGGTGAGGCCGTGACCCTCGTGGTCAACCGCAACCTGACGTCGTCGGGATTCACGACCGGCGTCGCCGCCGCGCCCGACCAGTTCACACTCGAGGACGCCGCCGCGATCGCCCGCGATGCCGTCGACCTCGGCGCCACCGAGATCTGCGTGCAAGGGCTCCTGCCCGAGACCGTCACACCGCAGGCCTACCTCGACATCGCCCGCGCCATCAAGAGCGCGACGCCCGGCATCCACCTGCACGCCTATCGTCCGCAGGACGTGTGGGACCTCGCCGATCGGTCCGGCATCGACCTCGACGAGGCGCTCTCACGGCTGCGCGACGCCGGCGTCGACACCATGCCCGGCACCGGGGTGAAGGTGCTCAGCGAGCGCGTCCGCCGCCTCATCGCGCCCGGAGACCTCGAGATCGCACGGTGGATCGAAGGCATCCGCGCCGTCCACACCGCCGGTTTCCGCACGACCTCGGTGCTCTTCTACGGCCACGTCGAGACCGCCGCGGAGCGCATCGACCATCTGCGCGCGCTCCGCGACATCCAGAGCGGCACCGGCGGCTTCCGCGAGTTCGTGCCGATCCCTCTGCCGGGCCCGGCCGGCGGCGTGCCGCTCGTGCCCGGGCGCACGGCGGTCGACGAGCACCGCGCCATGGTCGCCGTCTCGCGACTGCTGCTGTCGGGCAGGATCCCGCACATCCAGATCCCGTGGACGCGCGTCGGTCGCGACACCGCGGCGGTGCTGCTTCAGGCCGGCGGGGATGACCTGGGCGGGACGCTGCTGGATGGCCGCGTCCGGCCCGAAACCGGTATCGAGCACGGCCAGGAGCTGCCCGTCGCCGTCGCGCGCGGCATCGCGGCGCGGCTGTTCCGGCCGTTCCGGCTGCGCACCACCGACTACCGCGACCCGGGAGCGACGGCATGA
- a CDS encoding sulfite exporter TauE/SafE family protein — translation MPDLTVLAWALLAVAAVVIGLSKTAVPGGGTVAVAIFAAVLPARQSTGTILLLLIVADVFAVLAYRRHANWRALLRLAPAVVVGLGLGVVFLAVANDAWVKRVIGVILLGVIALTLLRRRMSRTVADAEPHRVAAATYGTLGGFTTMVANAAGPVMSMYFLAARFSVKEFLGTAAWFFALVNISKMPFSIGLGLITVPSVLLDLVLVPLVVGGALLGRWIADRIDQKLFERLVIVFTLVGAVYLLF, via the coding sequence GTGCCCGACCTGACCGTCCTCGCGTGGGCTCTGCTCGCCGTCGCCGCCGTCGTCATCGGCCTGTCCAAGACCGCCGTGCCGGGGGGCGGGACGGTCGCCGTGGCGATCTTCGCCGCGGTGCTGCCCGCACGCCAGTCGACCGGCACGATCCTGCTGCTGCTGATCGTCGCCGACGTGTTCGCGGTGCTCGCCTACCGTCGCCACGCGAACTGGCGGGCACTGCTGCGGCTCGCTCCCGCCGTGGTCGTGGGGCTCGGCCTGGGCGTCGTCTTCCTGGCCGTCGCGAACGACGCATGGGTCAAGCGCGTGATCGGGGTGATCCTGCTCGGCGTCATCGCGCTGACACTGCTGCGTCGGCGGATGTCGCGCACGGTCGCCGATGCGGAGCCCCACCGCGTCGCAGCCGCGACGTACGGCACGCTCGGGGGCTTCACGACGATGGTCGCCAACGCCGCGGGTCCGGTGATGTCCATGTACTTCCTCGCGGCCCGGTTCTCGGTGAAGGAGTTCCTCGGCACCGCTGCGTGGTTCTTCGCGCTGGTCAACATCAGCAAGATGCCGTTCTCGATCGGGCTCGGGCTCATCACGGTTCCGAGCGTGCTGCTGGACCTGGTGCTCGTTCCCCTCGTCGTGGGCGGCGCGCTCCTCGGGCGCTGGATCGCCGACCGCATCGACCAGAAGCTGTTCGAGCGTCTCGTGATCGTGTTCACGCTCGTCGGTGCGGTCTACCTGCTGTTCTGA